A genome region from Kineosporia corallincola includes the following:
- a CDS encoding response regulator → MSAAFPPWLLLVEDSPHDRELALHALRRGHFPGRVEAAKDGVEALDLLLGRGEWTGRDLADLPRAVLLDIKMPMLSGIDVLREIRSHPVLSEVPVVMMTSSAEDGDLEACYALGANSYIVKPVEIETYFGTVLEIGRYWLVHNQPPHVRRGVLA, encoded by the coding sequence ATGAGCGCCGCGTTCCCGCCCTGGCTGCTGCTGGTGGAAGACAGCCCGCACGACCGGGAACTGGCCCTCCACGCCCTGCGCCGAGGGCACTTCCCCGGCCGGGTGGAGGCGGCCAAGGACGGGGTGGAGGCTCTCGACCTGCTGCTGGGCCGGGGCGAGTGGACCGGCCGGGACCTGGCCGACCTGCCCCGGGCGGTGCTGCTCGACATCAAGATGCCGATGCTCTCCGGCATCGACGTGCTGCGCGAGATCCGTTCTCACCCGGTGCTCTCCGAGGTGCCGGTGGTGATGATGACGTCCTCGGCCGAGGACGGCGACCTGGAGGCCTGTTACGCGCTCGGCGCGAACAGCTACATCGTCAAGCCGGTCGAGATCGAGACCTACTTCGGAACGGTGCTCGAGATCGGCCGGTACTGGCTGGTCCATAACCAGCCGCCCCATGTCCGCCGGGGCGTGCTCGCATGA
- a CDS encoding sensor histidine kinase — protein sequence MSSTYQAPAALASSIAAGFVPPVTDGSALIDLLWGASEASMAVIGSDRVLHHANPAAAAALGRFGVSVGEVVPRYARVHPVNAGPDGRPAVDETTELTPVEDVLGGAGFTRALVNVVYGDGNPARRMLLSGQPIRLEDDEPGALMIWTDVTDSWQFAERSRNELDRLGQLLEGASDYAIIMLDACGKVHSWSAAAERIQGYSSDEAIGLPYASFFDAADQHAGLPARILADAAAQGKINVEGKRVRHDGSVFWAHASISAMRDEQGRLQGYVKVTHDVSEQRALQQASQELTELLESRVAERTVQLEQKAADLAAVNAELEAFSYSVSHDLRAPLRAMSGFARIMSEEYGSQMPPEALKYLTKVTENAEHMGSLIDALLAFSRMQRQEMQSRPIDMTTLAQDCWNALEPAREGRDIEFVLAPLPPAFGDGRLIQQVWMNLLDNAIKYTGKKDAARVEVRAEVAEEDEAPQPGPDPLKVPDTVMYLVKDNGAGFDMRYAAKLGQVFQRLHHHEEFAGTGIGLALSQRIVQRHGGQLSAVGEPGVGATMGFTLPVPNGELR from the coding sequence GTGAGCAGTACCTATCAGGCGCCTGCCGCACTGGCGTCGTCGATCGCCGCCGGTTTCGTCCCGCCGGTCACCGACGGCAGCGCACTGATCGACCTGCTGTGGGGGGCGTCCGAGGCATCGATGGCGGTGATCGGGTCGGACCGGGTGCTGCACCACGCGAATCCGGCGGCCGCCGCCGCGCTGGGCCGGTTCGGGGTGTCGGTGGGCGAGGTGGTGCCGCGGTACGCGCGCGTGCACCCGGTGAACGCCGGCCCGGACGGCCGTCCCGCGGTCGACGAGACCACCGAGCTGACGCCGGTCGAGGACGTCCTCGGCGGTGCCGGGTTCACCCGCGCCCTGGTCAACGTGGTGTACGGCGACGGGAACCCGGCGCGGCGAATGTTGTTGTCCGGTCAGCCGATCCGGCTGGAGGACGACGAGCCGGGCGCGTTGATGATCTGGACCGACGTCACCGACAGCTGGCAGTTCGCCGAGCGCAGCCGCAACGAGCTGGACCGGCTGGGCCAGCTGCTCGAGGGGGCCTCGGACTACGCGATCATCATGCTCGACGCCTGTGGCAAGGTGCACTCCTGGAGTGCTGCGGCGGAACGCATCCAGGGCTACTCCTCCGACGAGGCGATCGGCCTGCCCTACGCCTCGTTCTTCGACGCGGCCGACCAGCACGCCGGGTTGCCGGCCCGGATCCTGGCCGACGCGGCGGCCCAGGGCAAGATCAACGTCGAGGGCAAGCGGGTGCGCCACGACGGGTCGGTGTTCTGGGCCCACGCCTCGATCTCGGCGATGCGCGACGAGCAGGGCCGCCTCCAGGGCTACGTGAAGGTCACGCACGACGTGTCCGAGCAGCGGGCGCTCCAGCAGGCCAGCCAGGAGCTGACCGAGCTGCTGGAGAGCCGGGTGGCCGAGCGCACGGTGCAGCTGGAGCAGAAGGCCGCCGACCTGGCCGCCGTCAACGCCGAGCTGGAGGCGTTCTCCTACAGCGTGTCCCACGACCTGCGCGCCCCGCTGCGGGCGATGAGCGGGTTCGCCCGGATCATGTCCGAGGAGTACGGGTCGCAGATGCCGCCCGAGGCCCTGAAGTACCTCACCAAGGTCACCGAGAACGCCGAGCACATGGGCAGTCTCATCGACGCGCTGCTGGCCTTCTCCCGCATGCAGCGGCAGGAGATGCAGTCCCGTCCGATCGACATGACGACCCTGGCCCAGGACTGCTGGAACGCCCTGGAACCGGCCCGCGAGGGACGGGACATCGAGTTCGTGCTGGCACCGCTTCCACCGGCCTTCGGGGACGGCCGGCTGATCCAGCAGGTGTGGATGAACCTGCTGGACAACGCGATCAAGTACACCGGCAAGAAGGACGCGGCCCGGGTCGAGGTGCGGGCCGAGGTGGCGGAGGAGGACGAGGCGCCGCAGCCCGGGCCCGACCCGCTGAAGGTGCCGGACACCGTGATGTACCTGGTCAAGGACAACGGCGCGGGGTTCGACATGCGCTACGCGGCCAAGCTCGGCCAGGTGTTCCAGAGACTGCACCACCACGAGGAGTTCGCGGGCACCGGCATCGGCCTGGCGCTGTCGCAGCGGATCGTGCAAAGGCACGGCGGGCAGCTGTCCGCCGTGGGAGAACCAGGCGTGGGAGCGACGATGGGATTCACCTTGCCCGTGCCCAACGGTGAACTGCGATGA
- a CDS encoding response regulator transcription factor: MARLLVVEDDPDVRDLISMRLVMVGHRVIAMPDADLALDSVDQFGAPDAYVLDVGLPGMDGFDLLTRLRQGKHDIPAIFVSASARERDILRGHELGAAYLTKPFAAHALLDAVDEAITGRPIPSVTEHAW, from the coding sequence GTGGCCCGACTGCTGGTGGTCGAGGACGACCCGGACGTGCGTGATCTGATCTCCATGCGGCTGGTCATGGTCGGCCACCGCGTCATCGCGATGCCCGACGCGGATCTCGCCCTGGACTCGGTAGACCAGTTCGGTGCCCCCGACGCCTACGTGCTCGATGTCGGCCTGCCCGGCATGGACGGCTTCGACCTGCTCACCCGACTGCGGCAGGGCAAGCACGACATCCCGGCGATCTTCGTCTCGGCCTCCGCCCGGGAGCGGGACATCCTGCGCGGGCACGAGCTCGGAGCCGCGTACCTGACCAAGCCGTTCGCCGCACACGCCCTGCTGGACGCGGTCGACGAGGCGATCACCGGCCGGCCGATCCCCTCCGTCACCGAGCACGCCTGGTGA
- a CDS encoding cystathionine beta-synthase, producing MKYAESIVELMGNTPLVRLGRIAEHVAPLVLAKVEYLNPGGSVKDRIALRMIEAAERDGLLRPGGTIVEPTSGNTGVGLALVAQRRGYKCVFVCPDKVSKDKRDVLAAYGAEVVVCPTAVAPEHPDSYYSVSDRLVREIEGAWKPNQYANPEGPASHFATTGPEIWNDTEGRVTHFVAGVGTGGTITGTGRFLKQASEGRVKVIGADPEGSVYSGGTGRPYLVEGVGEDFWPSAYDPSVPDEIIAVSDADSFAMTRRLAREEGLLVGGSCGMAVVAALRAAEKLTKDDVVVVLLPDGGRGYLGKIFNDQWMASYGFLSQDGGMTVGDVLRAKAGDLPALVHTHPTETVRDAIDILREYGVSQMPVVKAEPPVMAGEVAGSVSERALLEAVFTGRANLADPVERHMSQPLPLVGAGEPVEVIRKSLEQVDAVMVVADGKPTGVLTRLDLLGVYAG from the coding sequence GTGAAGTACGCCGAGTCGATCGTTGAGCTGATGGGCAACACCCCGCTGGTCCGGCTGGGCCGGATCGCCGAGCATGTGGCACCCCTCGTGCTGGCCAAGGTGGAATACCTCAACCCGGGCGGATCCGTGAAGGACCGCATCGCGCTGAGGATGATCGAGGCCGCCGAGCGTGACGGACTACTCCGTCCTGGTGGCACGATCGTGGAGCCCACCTCCGGCAACACCGGGGTCGGGCTGGCGCTCGTCGCTCAGCGCAGGGGTTACAAGTGTGTGTTCGTCTGCCCGGACAAGGTGAGCAAGGACAAGCGGGACGTCCTGGCCGCCTACGGGGCCGAGGTGGTGGTGTGTCCCACCGCCGTGGCGCCCGAGCACCCGGATTCCTACTATTCCGTGTCCGACCGTCTGGTGCGCGAGATCGAGGGCGCCTGGAAGCCGAACCAGTACGCCAACCCGGAGGGGCCGGCGAGCCACTTCGCCACTACCGGGCCGGAGATCTGGAACGACACCGAGGGCCGGGTCACGCATTTCGTGGCCGGCGTCGGCACCGGTGGCACCATCACCGGCACCGGCCGCTTCCTCAAGCAGGCCTCCGAGGGCCGGGTGAAGGTGATCGGCGCCGATCCGGAGGGGTCGGTCTACTCCGGCGGCACCGGGCGTCCCTATCTGGTCGAGGGCGTGGGTGAGGACTTCTGGCCGTCCGCCTACGACCCGTCGGTGCCGGACGAGATCATCGCGGTCTCCGACGCCGACTCGTTCGCGATGACCCGCCGGCTGGCCAGGGAGGAGGGCCTGCTGGTGGGTGGTTCCTGCGGCATGGCCGTGGTCGCGGCACTGCGGGCGGCCGAGAAACTGACCAAGGACGACGTGGTGGTCGTGCTGCTGCCCGACGGTGGTCGCGGATACCTGGGCAAGATCTTCAACGACCAGTGGATGGCCTCGTACGGCTTCCTCAGCCAGGACGGCGGCATGACCGTGGGCGACGTGCTGCGCGCCAAGGCCGGCGACCTGCCCGCGCTGGTGCACACGCACCCGACCGAGACGGTGCGCGACGCCATCGACATCCTGCGCGAGTACGGCGTGTCGCAGATGCCCGTGGTCAAGGCCGAGCCGCCGGTGATGGCCGGTGAGGTGGCCGGGTCGGTCAGCGAGCGGGCCCTGCTGGAGGCCGTGTTCACCGGCCGCGCCAACCTCGCGGACCCGGTGGAACGGCACATGTCGCAGCCACTTCCGCTGGTCGGCGCAGGAGAACCGGTCGAGGTGATCAGGAAGTCACTGGAACAGGTCGATGCCGTGATGGTGGTCGCGGACGGCAAGCCCACCGGCGTGCTGACCCGTCTGGATCTCCTCGGCGTCTACGCCGGCTGA
- a CDS encoding SGNH/GDSL hydrolase family protein, with product MSRAGRARKIAAAAAFGGGGIGALGAAAYGLVLAEVKIARKVIGQPFGNAGPGGEGLYGDFPGEPIQLVMLGDSTSVGLGADHGRQTPGAVIAAGLAPIARRPVRMRMLGRVGGQSWELEGQTARALDEGPKPDVVVIMVGANDVTHRVKPQVAVRALEASVRKLREAGVEVVVGTCPDLGTIQEIPRPLRYVAQRLSRQLAAAQTIGVVEAGGATVSLADLLGDEFRQHRVEMFASDRFHPSPTGYARVAEAILPSVATVLGYPAGERDRVPDLGRGEGIDDVAHAAVRAVDTAGTEVSGIEVSGAERGPRGRWAAFRRRRAPQAAAGGHEVSVTPGESSPSA from the coding sequence ATGAGTCGAGCCGGAAGAGCGCGGAAGATCGCAGCAGCGGCGGCATTCGGCGGTGGGGGCATCGGTGCGCTGGGGGCGGCGGCCTACGGTCTGGTGCTGGCCGAGGTGAAGATCGCGCGCAAGGTGATCGGGCAGCCCTTCGGTAACGCCGGTCCCGGCGGTGAGGGGCTCTACGGCGACTTCCCGGGCGAGCCGATCCAGCTGGTCATGCTCGGCGACTCGACCTCGGTCGGGCTCGGCGCCGACCACGGCCGGCAGACCCCCGGCGCGGTGATCGCGGCCGGTCTGGCGCCGATCGCCCGGCGGCCGGTGCGGATGCGCATGCTGGGCCGGGTCGGTGGGCAGTCCTGGGAGCTGGAGGGGCAGACCGCCCGGGCCCTCGACGAGGGGCCGAAGCCCGACGTCGTGGTGATCATGGTCGGCGCCAACGACGTGACCCACCGGGTCAAGCCGCAGGTCGCGGTCCGCGCCCTGGAGGCGTCGGTGCGCAAGCTGCGCGAGGCCGGTGTCGAGGTCGTCGTCGGCACCTGTCCCGACCTCGGCACGATCCAGGAGATCCCGCGCCCACTGCGGTATGTCGCGCAGCGGCTGAGCCGTCAGCTGGCCGCCGCGCAGACCATCGGCGTGGTCGAGGCGGGCGGCGCCACGGTGTCGCTGGCCGACCTGCTGGGCGACGAGTTCCGGCAGCACCGTGTCGAGATGTTCGCCAGCGACCGGTTCCATCCCTCGCCCACCGGCTACGCCCGGGTGGCCGAGGCGATCCTGCCCAGCGTCGCCACCGTCCTCGGTTACCCGGCGGGCGAGCGCGACCGGGTGCCCGACCTGGGCCGGGGCGAGGGCATCGACGACGTGGCGCACGCCGCGGTCCGGGCCGTCGACACGGCCGGCACCGAGGTGTCCGGCATCGAGGTGTCCGGGGCCGAGCGTGGCCCTCGCGGTCGCTGGGCGGCGTTCCGTCGCCGCCGGGCGCCCCAGGCCGCGGCGGGCGGGCACGAGGTGTCGGTGACGCCCGGCGAGTCGTCACCGAGCGCGTAG
- a CDS encoding glutamine synthetase family protein, which produces MAAPLELEEFERLVGSGHVDTVLVVWTDPAGRLQGERVHARHFSGSVLAGGLNLEPGRADPSAAALAAPSGALVLRPDPATLRPAPWLAGSVMVQGDLFRADGLPVRTSPRQVLSAQVKEAADLGVVPTGAVSSQFTVFGATYAEAAGQFWSALPGGSGNGLGGTNVDEDLLRDLRQTAYNSGLTVRSSHGTGVPGQHDIAFQHDDLVRTADNHVAFRALATELARRHDKSLTFMARYDDRPGNGARLSMSLRGLDGAFVFADTANQDYSDGRSAVFRSFVAGVLATLRDFTLLYAPTVNSYKRFRHDPAAPTAITWGEGGTASALRVAGRGETLRVQNRVPGADVNPYLALAGMLAGGLYGIRAGLPLEQPLIGDSRAPGLARVPATLAAARETFAGSDLARNAFGEDVVAMCLRAADAELDAFGTTVTDWERRRGFEMQ; this is translated from the coding sequence ATGGCCGCACCGCTGGAGCTGGAGGAGTTCGAGCGTCTGGTCGGCTCCGGGCACGTCGACACCGTTCTCGTGGTGTGGACCGACCCGGCCGGCCGGTTGCAGGGAGAACGGGTGCACGCCCGGCACTTCAGCGGCTCGGTGCTGGCCGGCGGGCTGAATCTGGAGCCCGGCCGGGCCGATCCGAGCGCGGCCGCGCTGGCCGCGCCGTCCGGTGCGCTGGTGCTGCGGCCCGATCCGGCCACGCTGCGCCCGGCGCCGTGGCTGGCGGGTTCGGTGATGGTGCAGGGCGACCTGTTCCGGGCCGACGGCCTGCCGGTGCGCACGTCTCCCCGGCAGGTGCTCAGCGCGCAGGTGAAGGAGGCCGCCGACCTCGGGGTGGTGCCGACGGGCGCGGTGTCCTCACAGTTCACCGTGTTCGGCGCGACCTACGCGGAGGCGGCCGGGCAGTTCTGGAGCGCCCTGCCCGGCGGCAGCGGCAACGGTCTGGGCGGCACCAACGTCGACGAGGACCTGCTGCGCGACCTGCGGCAGACCGCCTACAACTCCGGGCTCACGGTGCGCTCGTCACACGGCACCGGCGTGCCCGGGCAGCACGACATCGCCTTCCAGCACGACGATCTGGTGCGCACGGCCGACAACCACGTCGCCTTCCGGGCCCTGGCCACCGAGCTGGCGCGGCGTCACGACAAGTCCCTGACCTTCATGGCCCGCTACGACGACCGGCCCGGCAACGGCGCCCGGCTGTCGATGAGCCTGCGTGGGCTGGACGGGGCGTTCGTCTTCGCCGACACCGCCAACCAGGACTACTCCGACGGGCGCAGCGCGGTGTTCCGCAGTTTCGTCGCCGGGGTGCTGGCCACCCTGCGCGACTTCACGCTGCTCTACGCCCCGACCGTCAACTCCTACAAGCGTTTCCGCCATGATCCGGCCGCGCCGACGGCGATCACCTGGGGTGAGGGCGGCACGGCCAGCGCGCTGCGGGTGGCCGGGCGGGGCGAGACGCTGCGGGTGCAGAACCGGGTGCCCGGCGCCGACGTCAACCCCTACCTGGCGCTGGCCGGGATGCTGGCCGGCGGGCTCTACGGGATCCGTGCCGGACTGCCGCTGGAGCAGCCGCTGATCGGTGACTCGCGGGCGCCGGGGCTGGCCCGGGTGCCGGCCACGCTGGCCGCGGCCCGGGAGACCTTCGCCGGGTCCGACCTGGCCCGCAACGCCTTCGGCGAGGACGTGGTGGCGATGTGCCTGCGTGCCGCCGACGCCGAGCTGGACGCCTTCGGCACCACGGTGACGGACTGGGAACGACGGCGCGGCTTCGAGATGCAGTGA
- the cysC gene encoding adenylyl-sulfate kinase produces the protein MPENPSPSPSTEFSWHPPQQVLEIAELVLSGALPVAAGLEQTFGPQGASGLPPEISGRLAAGDTVVLEDAEGTPVAGMSLAVAGVASGEQGGTASLPMLTFTPRRPFTHAPVRAARRTPAQVRADLAGTDPAATGPDDAGSASPVLAVVVTTLLTAAQVEQLRAQALNTSHRLLWIAVAGTGRTLPLPADGLWRAVRDVAAEPDPGAPAAVAVPVVVPRSVAVDDVALLTAVARAHGATEVLVPGPAEGELHPAFAREHARAVPPPHRRGLTLFFTGLSGSGKSTVAKALAERLLDHTTRTVSLLDGDEVRRMLSAGLTFSRADRDLNIRRIGFVAAEVTRHGGLAICAPIAPFESVRAEVRAGVEQVGDFVLVHISTPLEECERRDRKGLYAKARRGEIPDFTGISSPYETPAGPELRIDTTGIPIEAAVDQVWALLTERGYLVAPEKTE, from the coding sequence GTGCCCGAGAACCCGTCGCCCAGCCCGTCCACCGAGTTCAGCTGGCACCCGCCGCAGCAGGTGCTCGAGATCGCCGAGCTGGTGCTCAGCGGTGCGCTGCCGGTCGCGGCCGGCCTGGAGCAGACCTTCGGTCCTCAGGGGGCCTCCGGTCTGCCGCCCGAGATCTCCGGGCGGCTCGCCGCCGGTGACACGGTGGTGCTCGAAGACGCCGAGGGCACGCCGGTCGCGGGGATGAGCCTCGCGGTGGCGGGGGTCGCCTCGGGTGAGCAAGGCGGCACCGCGAGTCTGCCGATGCTCACGTTCACGCCTCGCCGTCCGTTCACCCACGCTCCGGTGCGCGCCGCCCGTCGCACCCCGGCGCAGGTGCGCGCGGACCTGGCGGGCACCGACCCGGCCGCCACCGGCCCTGACGACGCGGGGTCCGCCTCCCCGGTGCTCGCCGTGGTCGTCACCACTCTCCTCACCGCGGCCCAGGTGGAGCAGCTGCGTGCTCAGGCCCTGAACACGAGCCACCGGCTGCTCTGGATCGCCGTCGCGGGCACCGGCCGCACGCTGCCCCTGCCGGCCGACGGACTCTGGCGGGCGGTGCGTGACGTCGCGGCCGAGCCGGATCCGGGAGCACCGGCGGCGGTGGCCGTACCCGTCGTCGTCCCCCGGTCGGTCGCGGTCGACGACGTGGCGCTGCTGACCGCGGTCGCGCGGGCGCACGGCGCCACCGAGGTGCTCGTGCCCGGGCCGGCCGAGGGCGAACTGCATCCGGCCTTCGCCCGTGAGCACGCCCGCGCCGTCCCCCCGCCCCACCGTCGAGGGCTGACGCTGTTCTTCACCGGGCTGTCCGGATCGGGCAAGTCAACGGTGGCGAAGGCCCTGGCCGAGCGGCTTCTCGACCACACCACGCGCACCGTCTCGCTGCTCGACGGCGACGAGGTGCGGCGCATGCTCTCGGCCGGGCTGACCTTCAGCCGGGCGGACCGCGACCTGAACATCCGCCGGATCGGGTTCGTGGCCGCCGAGGTGACCAGGCACGGCGGACTGGCGATCTGCGCGCCGATCGCGCCGTTCGAGTCGGTGCGGGCCGAGGTCCGCGCCGGGGTCGAGCAGGTGGGCGACTTCGTGCTGGTGCACATCTCCACCCCGCTGGAGGAGTGCGAGCGCCGGGACCGGAAGGGTCTCTACGCCAAGGCCCGGCGCGGCGAGATCCCGGACTTCACCGGTATCTCCTCGCCCTACGAGACCCCGGCCGGCCCGGAGCTGCGCATCGACACCACCGGCATCCCGATCGAGGCCGCCGTCGACCAGGTCTGGGCGCTGCTGACCGAGCGGGGCTACCTGGTGGCGCCGGAGAAGACCGAGTAG
- a CDS encoding Bax inhibitor-1/YccA family protein — MESRNPVFGRSEQFSRGGYATFDARTPSADDLQGMYDKPAASWRNTDRMTLDDVIMRTASLFGVLLVTAVAVFALVEPSDPILAPLVFGGAIVGLVMSLIISFSKKIRPALMFVYAAAEGLFVGGISLLFNTLYDGIVAQAVLGTLGAFVAMLALYKFGVVKATPKFTKILMIAGFGYLAFGLINMLVSWISGNNAYNSPLGWLIAAFGVGLAAFFLVLDFDFVEQGIRNGLPQEYAWTAAFGLVVTLVWLYIEILRLLAILRGDD, encoded by the coding sequence ATGGAAAGCAGAAACCCCGTCTTCGGGCGCAGCGAGCAGTTCTCGCGTGGGGGCTACGCGACGTTCGACGCGCGCACCCCGAGCGCGGACGATCTGCAAGGCATGTACGACAAGCCTGCGGCTTCCTGGCGCAACACCGACCGGATGACCCTCGACGACGTGATCATGCGTACCGCGTCGCTGTTCGGTGTCCTGCTGGTCACCGCCGTGGCCGTGTTCGCGCTGGTCGAGCCGAGCGACCCGATCCTCGCGCCGCTGGTCTTCGGGGGCGCCATCGTCGGCCTCGTGATGAGCCTGATCATCTCGTTCAGCAAGAAGATCCGCCCGGCCCTGATGTTCGTCTACGCGGCGGCCGAGGGCCTCTTCGTCGGTGGCATCAGCCTGCTGTTCAACACGCTGTACGACGGCATCGTCGCGCAGGCCGTGCTGGGCACCCTGGGCGCCTTCGTGGCCATGCTGGCGCTGTACAAGTTCGGTGTGGTCAAGGCCACCCCGAAGTTCACCAAGATCCTGATGATCGCGGGCTTCGGCTACCTGGCCTTCGGCCTGATCAACATGCTGGTCTCGTGGATCAGCGGCAACAACGCCTACAACAGCCCGCTGGGCTGGCTGATCGCCGCCTTCGGTGTCGGCCTGGCCGCCTTCTTCCTGGTGCTCGACTTCGACTTCGTCGAGCAGGGCATCCGCAACGGGCTGCCGCAGGAGTACGCCTGGACCGCCGCGTTCGGCCTCGTGGTCACGCTGGTCTGGCTGTACATCGAGATCCTGCGCCTGCTGGCGATCCTGCGCGGCGACGACTGA